In the Syngnathus scovelli strain Florida chromosome 16, RoL_Ssco_1.2, whole genome shotgun sequence genome, one interval contains:
- the aatka gene encoding serine/threonine-protein kinase LMTK1 isoform X5 → MQFLEEVQPYRTLQHAALLQCLAQCSEVTPHLLLMEFCPLGDLKSYLRSCRLSDSDSPDPLVLQRMARDVASGLLHLHDNDFIHSDLALRNCQLTSEMSVKIGDYGLGHSLFKEDYYVTQDQIWVPLRWMAPELIDQVHGNVLVVDQTKASNIWSLGVTVWELFELGDQPYRWYSDRQVLMYAVREQQLRLPKPQLNFSLAERWYEVMQFCWLQPDLRPRSEEVHLLLTHLCAKGSSEAGEDFQKRRNALRPKLLGTPSPVAAPAPLDLTAPSRAEELASSSFPLLGRFSESFHSDAGDDLLTVTETSHGLNFEYKWDQAQAEQPHCSSSTGGLLGQVNPHSQDVHYSSEASASGGCRPEASPPYNEPEHAGVVPVLSARSPLVHSDYYIRIEDTAEYRIHVDDNPALKAGGARSSPQIQTASTAAQPNAYRSTAAGLRSIASDCGSGSAVQPTAEPLLRQASGPAMFGHSHRDSSSFRATPSDSEHANICDPLASSENKQSQTRATSGVSSGLCDPYLTDGSRCRTTMGPVGQTRLVVGPDVKRGAGPLGGHRRSGDSDEPTFPAEEATSWTSNHSANNNTPHHNNATEVWSLTKDTTKTFRSCRTFQEETERGQSPWSAANKLKDRDSRAGPQENNLANPSQSARGNETPQLLQNGERFHSRPNIRPDATYVESPSSFKESHSWIQTPEKPRANNREADLTPVSVLTCLSFNGSRELTSGLGLRDSGASLVELADYSEEDDDFADITSSIFTDFNLDYGDMQEEELSPLKNPEGTPDSADTTKLSWSMASTCNGAFSPDSLSTPAQPKSLDSGYDTENNGSPDFIFNELLGPQTSASGLIVQVGAQQNLGGTSEVHYKYIIDKNTYRDSAYFSDYDTEIDKSPKEEGAKFFANPSKCHLDGGKLSSSRDPVKSEELNQKPSYILARASEPSSPHSFCTPAMSTLSPLPVQMGGCLTKEAAADHDQLDLDREYQEQPCSELSSSVDLGASPVKETSTNDQDGGDGSQDCCHGQILCTNSTAFDRRDEQPKEKQSADQSMEEEELPEFMEALADRGMNEEDFEDIDAEECDSQDSSCQASYEASFEASAAPFDALRAPLEEAEDDSDDSESDEELRTYSIQEEDGGGSHEDLSAVPVVVSDSRGARHLRSLLKTPTLLTQSLCEELERKKKRVSFFDDVTVFLFDQESPTGDLVDDNFSIEDGYSGNGTKDDVISNLDENMSNVDENKLEACEETDGDRAEHALKWEGNVALEPCQRWPDTAALASPSNEVAKSVALDRFLASSRFSITQVSDAREVFMPCYRHTVLGVCTSTSS, encoded by the exons ATGCAGTTCCTGGAGGAGGTCCAGCCATATCG GACCTTGCAGCACGCTGCCCTCCTGCAATGCCTGGCCCAGTGCTCGGAGGTCACGCCTCATCTGCTGCTCATGGAGTTTTGCCCTTTG GGTGACCTGAAAAGCTATCTCCGCAGTTGCCGCCTGTCGGATTCGGACAGTCCCGACCCGCTCGTCCTCCAGCGAATGGCACGTGATGTGGCTTCGGGGCTTTTGCACCTCCACGACAACGACTTCATTCACAG TGACCTCGCCCTGCGGAACTGCCAGCTCACATCAGAAATGTCCGTGAAAATCGGGGACTACGGCCTCGgtcacagtctctttaag GAGGACTATTACGTGACGCAAGATCAGATTTGGGTGCCTCTGCGCTGGATGGCGCCAGAGCTCATAGACCAAGTCCACGGAAACGTCTTGGTCGTTGACCAGACTAAGGCAAGCAACATATG GTCGTTGGGGGTCACTGTGTGGGAGTTGTTTGAGCTCGGAGATCAGCCGTATCGATGGTACTCTGACAGACAGGTGCTGATGTACGCTGTGCGAGAACAGCAGCTTAGACTGCCCAAACCGCAGCTCAACTTTTCCCTGGCAGAGCGCTG GTATGAGGTCATGCAGTTCTGCTGGCTGCAGCCCGACCTGAGACCGAGGAGCGAGGAAGTTCACCTCCTGCTCACACACTTGTGTGCGAAAGGCTCCAGTGAGGCAGGGGAGGATTTCCAAAAACGCCGAAATGCCTTGAGACCAAAATTGCTTGGCACCCCCTCCCCAGTGGCCGCACCTGCGCCCCTTGACCTCACCGCCCCAAGTCGGGCAGAGGAGCTGGCCTCGTCATCCTTCCCCCTGCTGGGGCGCTTCTCTGAGAGCTTTCACTCGGATGCGGGGGATGACTTGCTGACAGTCACCGAGACAAGTCACGGTCTCAACTTTGAGTACAAGTGGGACCAGGCCCAAGCCGAGCAGCCACACTGCTCGTCGTCCACCGGCGGCCTGCTGGGTCAGGTGAACCCGCATTCCCAGGACGTCCACTATTCAAGCGAGGCAAGCGCCTCAGGTGGATGCAGGCCTGAGGCCTCTCCACCCTACAATGAGCCTGAGCATGCAGGTGTGGTCCCTGTGCTGAGTGCCCGCAGCCCCTTGGTCCACAGCGACTACTACATTCGAATTGAGGATACAGCGGAATATCGCATTCATGTGGATGACAATCCTGCGCTGAAAGCCGGTGGCGCTCGGTCGTCTCCTCAAATTCAGACGGCTTCAACCGCCGCACAACCGAATGCTTACCGGTCAACGGCAGCTGGGCTCCGATCGATCGCCTCCGATTGCGGGTCAGGCTCCGCTGTACAGCCAACCGCCGAGCCGCTGCTTCGACAGGCATCCGGTCCGGCGATGTTTGGCCACTCCCATAGAGACTCCTCTTCCTTTCGAGCCACTCCGTCGGATTCAGAACACGCCAATATCTGTGATCCGCTGGCATCGTCAGAAAATAAGCAGAGTCAGACGCGAGCAACGAGCGGGGTGAGCTCAGGCTTGTGTGATCCCTATCTAACAGACGGAAGCAGATGCCGTACAACGATGGGACCCGTTGGACAGACACGACTTGTTGTTGGTCCAGATGTTAAAAGAGGCGCCGGCCCGCTGGGGGGTCATCGGAGGAGTGGGGACAGTGACGAGCCCACTTTCCCTGCGGAAGAAGCCACAAGCTGGACCTCCAACCATTCTGCCAACAATAATACCCCACACCATAATAACGCCACAGAAGTGTGGTCTTTAACCAAAGACACCACCAAAACCTTCCGGAGTTGCAGGACTTTTCAAGAGGAGACGGAGCGAGGGCAATCTCCCTGGAGCGCTGCCAACAAACTCAAAGATCGAGACAGTAGGGCCGGTCCACAGGAAAACAACCTGGCTAATCCAAGTCAGAGTGCCCGAGGAAATGAAACACCACAGTTGTTACAGAACGGAGAAAGATTTCACTCCAGGCCCAACATAAGACCCGATGCCACCTATGTCGAGTCCCCTTCATCCTTTAAGGAATCTCATAGCTGGATTCAAACTCCAGAGAAGCCGAGGGCTAACAATCGGGAGGCGGATTTAACACCAGTCTCTGTTCTTACTTGTTTATCCTTCAACGGAAGCAGAGAATTGACAAGTGGACTTGGGCTCAGAGACTCTGGCGCTAGCCTCGTGGAGCTCGCAGACTACagtgaggaagatgatgacttTGCAGACATCACATCAAGCATCTTTACAGACTTCAACCTTGACTATGGTGACATGCAGGAGGAAGAGCTAAGCCCGCTTAAGAACCCGGAGGGAACTCCCGACTCTGCAGACACCACAAAACTCTCGTGGTCAATGGCGAGCACCTGCAATGGAGCCTTTAGCCCAGACTCGCTCAGCACTCCTGCCCAGCCCAAGTCCCTGGACAGCGGCTACGACACCGAAAATAATGGGTCTCCAGACTTCATATTTAATGAGCTTTTAGGGCCACAAACAAGTGCAAGTGGACTCATTGTGCAAGTGGGTGCGCAGCAAAATCTCGGCGGCACCTCAGAGGTCCACTACAAGTACATCATTGATAAAAACACATACCGGGACTCTGCCTAtttctctgactatgatactgAAATCGACAAAAGCCCGAAGGAGGAAGGCGCAAAATTCTTTGCCAATCCAAGTAAATGCCACTTGGATGGTGGGAAACTGAGCTCTTCTAGAGATCCAGTGAAAAGCGAGGAGTTGAATCAAAAACCCAGCTACATTTTGGCAAGAGCCTCCGAGCCAAGCTCTCCCCATTCTTTTTGCACACCTGCGATGTCCACCTTGTCACCCTTGCCTGTGCAGATGGGCGGGTGCCTGACCAAAGAGGCGGCCGCAGACCATGACCAGCTGGACTTGGACAGAGAGTACCAAGAGCAGCCCTGCTCGGAGCTCAGCTCCTCTGTTGACTTGGGAGCCTCGCCCGTCAAGGAGACCTCAACAAACGACCAGGACGGAGGTGACGGATCCCAAGACTGTTGCCACGGACAGATTTTATGCACAAACTCCACTGCATTTGATCGCCGCGACGAgcaacccaaagagaagcaaagCGCAGATCAATCcatggaggaggaagagctGCCGGAATTCATGGAAGCACTGGCGGACAGAGGGATGAACGAGGAAGACTTTGAGGACATTGATGCGGAGGAATGCGACTCGCAGGACAGCTCATGCCAAGCATCATATGAAGCCTCATTTGAGGCGTCAGCGGCGCCGTTTGATGCTTTAAGAGCCCCGCTGGAGGAGGCTGAGGACGACTCAGACGACAGCGAGTCGGATGAAGAATTGCGGACCTACAGCATCCAGGAGGAGGATGGCGGGGGGAGCCACGAGGATCTGAGTGCAGTGCCGGTGGTGGTGAGTGACAGCAGGGGGGCGAGGCATCTCCGCAGTCTCCTAAAAACGCCAACGCTCCTTACTCAGTCCCTCTGTGAGGAgctagagagaaagaaaaagagggtGTCCTTCttcgatgacgtcaccgtgttcctctttgacCAG GAGAGCCCAACTGGGGATCTGGTCGACGACAACTTCTCCATCGAAGACGGATACAGTGGGAATGGGACGAAAGATGACGTCATCTCCAACCTGGATGAAAACATGTCAAACGTGGACGAAAACAAACTTGAAGCTTGTGAGGAAACAGACGGAGACAGGGCAGAGCACG CTTTGAAGTGGGAGGGGAATGTGGCACTTGAGCCTTGCCAACGTTGGCCCGACACAGCAGCACTCGCTTCCCCTTCAAACGAGGTGGCAAAAAGTGTGGCGCTCGATCGGTTCCTGGCCTCCAGCAGATTCTCCATCACGCAGGTGTCAG ATGCGAGGGAAGTTTTCATGCCGTGCTATCGTCATACCGTCCTTGGCGTCTGCACGTCCACCTCGTCTTAA